The [Pantoea] beijingensis genomic sequence TACCTCCGGAATCGGCGCAGCAATGATTGGCTGGTTTGGCTGTGCAATGCTCTGTTACGTCACGCCGAAGGAACACCTTGGCCTGCCGAATAAAGAAGATGTGAAACAAGGGTTGATCACCTACAAAATTGCTGCGCACGCTGCCGACCTGGCAAAAGGGCATCCCGGCGCACAAATTCGCGATAATGCTATGTCGAAAGCGCGCTTTGAATTCCGCTGGGAAGATCAATTTAACCTGGCACTTGATCCCCATACCGCACGTGCTTATCACGATGAAACCCTGCCGCAGGAGTCAGGCAAAGTCGCCCATTTCTGCTCGATGTGTGGCCCTAAATTTTGCTCGATGAAAATCACACAGGAAGTCCGTGAATACGCGGCAAAACAAGCTAACGAAGCACGCCCGATTGAAATTGGCATGGCACAAATGTCCGATGCGTTCCGCCAGCGTGGTGGAGAGCTTTACCATCAACCCGCCGAGCTGGCGCACAAGGATAATCTATGACAACACCTTTCCCGGCCACGGCTAAAAAGCTGGGGCTTTATCCGGTAGTGGATAGCGTTGAATGGATAGCCCGCCTGCTGGACGCGGGCGTACGCACCATCCAGTTACGCATCAAAGACCTGCCGGAATCAGAGGCTGAGCCTGCCGTGGCCGAAGCGGTGGCGTTGGGCAAGCGCTATCAGGCCCGCCTGTTTATCAATGATTACTGGAGACTGGCAATAAAGTATGGCGCCTATGGCGTACATTTAGGCCAGGAAGATCTGGATACGGCCGATCTGGTGGCTATCCGGCAGGCAGGACTGCGCCTTGGGCTATCAACCCACGATGATGCTGAGCTGGATCGCGCGCTGGCGGTGAAGCCCTCGTATATTGCACTCGGCCATATCTTCCCCACGCAAACCAAAGCAATGCCTTCTGCGCCGCAAGGCCTGGCCGAACTGCGTCGTCACCTCACCCGCCTGAAAGATATTTCCACTGTCGCCATTGGCGGTATCAGCATCGAACGCGCACCTGAAGTATTAGCCTGCGGTCCGGGCAGTATTGCCGTCGTCAGCGCAATAACCCAGGCAGAAAACTGGCGCGAAGCAACCCAAATATTGCTCGCGCTGGCTGAGCCACCGGGAGAAAATAGTGCTGAATGATAATGACTTTCTTCGCTACAGCCGTCAGCTGCTGCTGGAAGAGTTCGGTATTGAAGGACAACAAAAACTCCAGCAGTCCAGCGTACTGATCGTCGGTCTGGGAGGGCTGGGCTCTCCCGCTGCACTTTATCTGGCCGCCGCTGGTGTGGGCAAACTGTTGCTGGCGGATGATGACACGCTTCATATCAGTAATTTACAGCGGCAAATACTGTTCCGTACCGATGAAGTTGGACAATCCAAGGTCGCGCTGGCGCAAAAACAGCTTCAGGCGCTAAATCCGCAGATTGAAGTGATTGCGCTGGAACAGCGTATGGATGAGACGACGCTAACGACGGCCATACAACAAGCCGATCTGGTGCTGGACTGCAGCGATAACATGGCAACCCGTCATGCGATTAACGCTGCCTGTGTGACCAATGATACCTCACTGGTTAGCGGCAGTGCGGTTGGGTTTAGTGGTCATCTGATGGTGATTACGCCGCCCTGGCGACAAGGCTGTTATCGCTGCCTGTGGCCGGATGACGTGGAACCAGAGCGTAACTGTCGCACCGCCGGGGTATTAGGTCCAGTCGTTGGTGTGATCGGTACGCTACAAGCCCTGGAGGCGCTGAAATTACTGGCCGGACACCCATCCGCTCTCAATGGCAAACTGCGGCTTTTCGATGGCTATCAGCACAGCTGGCGAACGCTGGATCTGGAACGGGCACCACACTGTGAAATCTGCGGAGGTAAAGCATGAAAATTGTGGTTAATGATGAACCCGTGACGCTGGATACGCCACTGACGCTGACCGCCCTACTCCAGCAACTCTCACGCCACCAGCCGGGCACGGCCTTAGCCGTCAATCAGACTATCGTGCCGCGCGCACTTTGGGATTCTCATCTTTTACAGGAGGGCGATGACCTGGTTATTTTTCAGGCCATTGCCGGGGGTTAATATGTTACAGATTGCTGATAAAACCTTTTCATCCCGGTTGTTCACCGGGACCGGGAAATTCGCTAATGCGACGCTGATGCTGGAGTCGATTCGCGAATCAGGCTCTCAGTTGGTTACCATGGCGATGAAACGTGTCGATCTTAAAGGTGGCGAGGACGGAATTCTGGCACCGCTTCAACAATTGGGCGTGCAGCTCTTACCGAATACCTCGGGAGCAAAAACCGCCGCCGAAGCGGTGTTTGCAGCGCGACTGGCGCGTGAAGCGCTGGGAACGCACTGGCTTAAGCTCGAAATCCATCCCGATGTCCGTTACCTGCTGCCCGATGCGATCGAAACACTGAAAGCCGCGGAGCAATTAGTCAAAGAGGGTTTTGTGGTGCTGCCCTACTGCGGAGCCGATCCCGTGCTGTGCAAACGACTGGAGGAAGCCGGGTGTGCCGCAGTGATGCCGCTGGGTGCGCCGATTGGCAGCAATCAGGGGTTGAAAACCCGCGATCTGTTGGAAATCATTATTGAACAGGCAAACGTGCCGGTGGTCATTGATGCCGGTATTGGCGCTCCCAGCCACGCCAGCGAAGCGCTGGAAATGGGGGCTGATGCCGTACTGGTCAATACGGCTATTGCCGTGGCACGCGATCCCCGGCAGATGGCGCGGGCGTTTCGCCTTGCCGTTGAAGCTGGCAGGCTGGGTTATCAGAGCGGTTTGGGACAACGGCATCAGCAGGCTGTGGCCTCCAGCCCATTAACATCATTCCTGCAGCACAGCGAGGAGCTATAAAATGAGTAGCTTTGTGACGAATTGGGAAGCGCTGGACTGGGATGACATCGGGATGCGCATTAACAGTAAAACGGCAGCGGACGTTGAGCGGGCCTTAAATGCCCCTCGCGTTGGCCGGGAAGAGCTGATGGCCCTGCTCTCACCTGCGGCAGCGGCATGGCTTGAACCGCTAGCCCAAAAAGCGCAAAGGCTCACGCGTCAGCGCTTTGGCAATACGGTTAATTTTTTCGTCCCCCTCTATCTTTCCAACCTTTGCGCCAATGACTGCACCTACTGCGGCTTTTCGATGAGTAACCGTATTAAACGAAAAACGCTGGATGGAGAGGAGATCGCCCGCGAATGTGCGGCGATCCGCGCGATGGGATTCGATCATCTGCTGCTGGTCACTGGCGAGCATCAAACAAAAGTGGGTATGGACTATTTCCGTCAGCATCTGCCCGCCATTCGCCAGCGCTTTAGCTCACTGATGATGGAAGTGCAGCCGCTGCAGCAGCAGGAATATGCCGAGCTAAAAACGCTTGGGCTGGATGGTGTGCTGGTTTATCAGGAAACCTATCATCAGGCGGTGTATGC encodes the following:
- the thiE gene encoding thiamine phosphate synthase, whose amino-acid sequence is MTTPFPATAKKLGLYPVVDSVEWIARLLDAGVRTIQLRIKDLPESEAEPAVAEAVALGKRYQARLFINDYWRLAIKYGAYGVHLGQEDLDTADLVAIRQAGLRLGLSTHDDAELDRALAVKPSYIALGHIFPTQTKAMPSAPQGLAELRRHLTRLKDISTVAIGGISIERAPEVLACGPGSIAVVSAITQAENWREATQILLALAEPPGENSAE
- a CDS encoding HesA/MoeB/ThiF family protein encodes the protein MLNDNDFLRYSRQLLLEEFGIEGQQKLQQSSVLIVGLGGLGSPAALYLAAAGVGKLLLADDDTLHISNLQRQILFRTDEVGQSKVALAQKQLQALNPQIEVIALEQRMDETTLTTAIQQADLVLDCSDNMATRHAINAACVTNDTSLVSGSAVGFSGHLMVITPPWRQGCYRCLWPDDVEPERNCRTAGVLGPVVGVIGTLQALEALKLLAGHPSALNGKLRLFDGYQHSWRTLDLERAPHCEICGGKA
- the thiS gene encoding sulfur carrier protein ThiS, translating into MKIVVNDEPVTLDTPLTLTALLQQLSRHQPGTALAVNQTIVPRALWDSHLLQEGDDLVIFQAIAGG
- a CDS encoding thiazole synthase; its protein translation is MLQIADKTFSSRLFTGTGKFANATLMLESIRESGSQLVTMAMKRVDLKGGEDGILAPLQQLGVQLLPNTSGAKTAAEAVFAARLAREALGTHWLKLEIHPDVRYLLPDAIETLKAAEQLVKEGFVVLPYCGADPVLCKRLEEAGCAAVMPLGAPIGSNQGLKTRDLLEIIIEQANVPVVIDAGIGAPSHASEALEMGADAVLVNTAIAVARDPRQMARAFRLAVEAGRLGYQSGLGQRHQQAVASSPLTSFLQHSEEL
- the thiH gene encoding 2-iminoacetate synthase ThiH translates to MSSFVTNWEALDWDDIGMRINSKTAADVERALNAPRVGREELMALLSPAAAAWLEPLAQKAQRLTRQRFGNTVNFFVPLYLSNLCANDCTYCGFSMSNRIKRKTLDGEEIARECAAIRAMGFDHLLLVTGEHQTKVGMDYFRQHLPAIRQRFSSLMMEVQPLQQQEYAELKTLGLDGVLVYQETYHQAVYAQHHLKGNKQDFFFRLETPDRLGRAGIDKIGLGALIGLSDSWRTDCFMMAEHLLYLQKTYWQSRYSVAFPRLRPCAGGIQPASLMSEAQLLQTLCAFRLFSPELELSLSTRESPHFRDHAVPLVINTVSAFSKTQPGGYAENVPELEQFATHDNRTPSQVAAALSSAGLQPVWKDWDGYLGRNTQ